A region of the Roseiflexus sp. RS-1 genome:
ACGAGGTGCGCCGGAAACGGGAGCTGCGCGAAAGCGTGCCCGGCATCGGCGCGATCACCGCACTGAACCTGCTGCTCCGCCTGCCCGAACTGGGGACCATCAATCGCAAGGAAGCGGCGGCCGTTGTGGGCGTTGCGCCGTATGCCAATCAGAGCGGCGCACAGCACAAACCCCGGCATATCTCCGGCGGCAGGAGGGATGGGCGCAGCGTGTTGTACATGGCGACCCTGGCGGCCACGCGGCGCCGTCTGGTCAGGCGCGCCTTCGATCAGCGCCTGTGTCAAGCTGGCAAGCCGCGCAAGGTCGCCATCGTCGCTGCGATGCGCAAGCTGCTGACTATTCTCGGCGCAATATTGCGTCAGCAAAAGCCCTGGGATCCGGCTGTGCATACGAGCGCCCCTTGACAAGCAACACAGTTACTCGGCGTCTCGGCGGTGCGTTTTTGTAGCGAAGTCAAACAGATCTGTTATGGTACGAAGCGTTCCTGCACCATACCACGCATGCCCAGCGTCTGCGCAATCAACTCGACCACTTCGCGCCGCGCCGAGGCATCGTGGGCAAAATCGAGGTCGTCGGTTTCAATGCGGAGCACCGGACACAACTCGAATCGTCGCAGCCACTCGTCGTAGCGGCGGTTGAGGTGTTCCAGATACGCGGGCGGAATAGCGCGCTCGGCAGGGCGCGCGCGTTCGTTGATGCGCCGGATCAGCGTTGGTACGCTGGCGTGGAGATGGATCAGCAGGGTTGGCGGAGCGATGCTCTGCACCAGCGCCAGGAACAACTGTCGATAGGTGCGAAAATCGCGGTGACTGAGGATGCGCTGTTCCAGCAACCCTTTCACGAAGACCTCGTAGTCTTCATAGATGCTGCGATCCTGACACACGGAGATCGGCGTATCGGCGATCTCGAGGTGCTGCTGGTAACGCTGGGTCAGAAACCAGATCTGCGAATGAAATCCCCAGCGTTCGCGATCCCGATAGTAATCTTCCAGATATGGATGGTCGGCAACCAGTTCGTAGTACGGTTGCCAGTCGAACTCTTCTGCCAGGATGCCGACCAGTGTGCTTTTGCCGACGCCGATATTGCCGGCAACGGTGATGTGGTAACGTCCGTTTCTCACGGCTCTACTCCAGCGTAACCATCACGGCGGCGTATATGCAAGAAAGAGTGTGCCTGGCTCCCGTTCGCCCTGGAAGCGCAGCGTCACGCCGCCGGGGAAACGTTGCGCCACCACTGCCAGTTCCGCTTCACGCTCCGGCAAAAAGATGAAGAGTGGTCGCCTTCCTTCCGGCGGCGGCATGATCTGCTCCGGATCGGTTATTGGTTCAAGTATGTCCATCCCCTGCAGGTCACGAACGATGAACCGGATCGAGCCATTCCCCAGATAGATGCGCGGCGGGGCGAAGAAGTACACGTACACCGGCTCAGATTGGTCGTTGATGAGATGGGCGACTCTGGTGGCGGCTTCGGTGTTGGTCCAGCCATAGGTGCGACGGGGCGTGTACTCGCGGAAGTAAAAATTGATGCTCCATCCCGCCAGAAGCGCGAGAATCGCAACGCTCACCAGGGCATGTCTGGTTTTTGTCAGGCGGAATGCCCACTGCATCATCGTGGCTATCTGCTGGATGGCGAGCGCGATGAGCAGGCAGAGTGCTGGCGTGGTGGTGACATAGCGCGGGCTTTCGGGCGTGTTGACCAGCAGCATGCCGCCCAGAACGGCAGCGCCTGTCAGCCAGGCGATGAGGAGGAACCACTCGGAGCGGCGCCAGTTGACCAGAGCGAGCGCCACGCCCAGCGTCAACAACAGGGACGATACCGGATCGAGCAGGGCAATGCCCGGATCGTACCAGGCGGCACGGTCGGGAATGAAGGTATACGCGCCAAAACTCTGGCGGGTCTGATCAATGAGGATCGTGGAAAGCGAGACGCCTTCCGCCAGTTTTTGTTCCAGCCAGCCGCTCTGCACCACGCCGACCATTGCCAGGCGCGCGGTGAGGGCGGAAGGTTGGGCGATGAAATGGGCGATCAACGGACCAAACCCCAACCCGAACCCGACGATGATCAACGGAAGGCGTGGCGCAACTGCCCGAAAGCGTTGCCGGTCGCACAGCGCAAGGTGAGCGATCAGCGCCGCTATCAGCAGCGGCGTCAAACGCGAACCCATGTAAAAATGCTGCGCAACGCCGCACACAACGCCGGTCAATCCGAACGCGAAGGGTGACGATCGCCGCATGCCGTAGAAGAAGGCGGTAAATGCCGCCAGCGCCAGGAACGGATCGGCGATGTTGTTGACCCCCAGACGACTGAAGTGGATATGGAGATGATACGCTGCCAGCAGCGCCGCCGCGCCAAAGGCGACATTCCGCCCGAACAGCGGACGTGCCAGCAGATGCAGCATCGGGATGGTCAGCGTTCCGATCAGCGCCGACAGCATGCGCAGCCCGAAAACATCATTGCCAGCGATAGTCAGTGAGAGCGCCTGGAGAAAGAACCAGAGCGTCGGATGCGAGAGCCATCCGGTGCTGAAAGGATTGGTGATGCGTCCCTCCAGCACGCCGCGCGCCTCCATACCCATTTCGCCCTCATCACCGCCAAAGTTCTGCGGGATGGCGTCGAGCATCGTCACTCGCAGCGCCAGCGCTGCCAGGGTCAGCGCGGCAAGCGCCAGCATCTCACGCCGGGTCCAGGGTGCTTCTGCGGGCAGATCGACACGAGGAACGGCGATATACCGTGTGCCAGCCAGAAAGAGACCAATGCCCATTATCCAGGCGATCAGGGCGGGTCCCGGGCGCAG
Encoded here:
- a CDS encoding deoxynucleoside kinase; its protein translation is MRNGRYHITVAGNIGVGKSTLVGILAEEFDWQPYYELVADHPYLEDYYRDRERWGFHSQIWFLTQRYQQHLEIADTPISVCQDRSIYEDYEVFVKGLLEQRILSHRDFRTYRQLFLALVQSIAPPTLLIHLHASVPTLIRRINERARPAERAIPPAYLEHLNRRYDEWLRRFELCPVLRIETDDLDFAHDASARREVVELIAQTLGMRGMVQERFVP
- a CDS encoding glycosyltransferase family 39 protein, translated to MKSVAPSQPPVEDDVVASDNGSPSAEPTPDTHAIQRRSYMGVNLFALLLTIIALAAVGQFFLISTPPNLLAGVALLTIAGGAFVALRAWMRDPAPNGAPSSLPRFAGVLERLSPFYPLSALALMSGGIAFWCAATPTLRPGPALIAWIMGIGLFLAGTRYIAVPRVDLPAEAPWTRREMLALAALTLAALALRVTMLDAIPQNFGGDEGEMGMEARGVLEGRITNPFSTGWLSHPTLWFFLQALSLTIAGNDVFGLRMLSALIGTLTIPMLHLLARPLFGRNVAFGAAALLAAYHLHIHFSRLGVNNIADPFLALAAFTAFFYGMRRSSPFAFGLTGVVCGVAQHFYMGSRLTPLLIAALIAHLALCDRQRFRAVAPRLPLIIVGFGLGFGPLIAHFIAQPSALTARLAMVGVVQSGWLEQKLAEGVSLSTILIDQTRQSFGAYTFIPDRAAWYDPGIALLDPVSSLLLTLGVALALVNWRRSEWFLLIAWLTGAAVLGGMLLVNTPESPRYVTTTPALCLLIALAIQQIATMMQWAFRLTKTRHALVSVAILALLAGWSINFYFREYTPRRTYGWTNTEAATRVAHLINDQSEPVYVYFFAPPRIYLGNGSIRFIVRDLQGMDILEPITDPEQIMPPPEGRRPLFIFLPEREAELAVVAQRFPGGVTLRFQGEREPGTLFLAYTPP